In Elusimicrobiaceae bacterium, one DNA window encodes the following:
- a CDS encoding MFS transporter: MQQSGQRSPWYYVPTLYFAEGLPYILINSVSVVLYKSLGISNERIGLWTSMLYLPWVIKMVWAPAVDLYATKRGWLVASQLLLGFVFMGAAVALAGGNFFFPSLVLFAAGAFVSATHDIAVDGFYMLALTEKEEAYYVGIRVVAYRLAMIFGSGGLVYAAGKASAVMPVNLAWALAMFVPGLLFAGFYVWHRFVLPRPAVDCAKPVGRKSEGFFEAIAAYFRQEKIVVILLFILLYRFGEALLMKMASPFLMDSAAAGGLGVTTSEIGILYGTVGMIALILGGIIGGWILARYGLKKCVWPMTIALNLPDLFYCWLAHVKLAGVMLYPLIALEQFGAGLGFMAFTVFLMSIGDERYRTSHFAISTGLMGLGMMLPGMVSGYMQNTLGYAGFFWFVIAVTVPGMLLIPFIPVKARAVP, from the coding sequence ATGCAACAGTCCGGCCAGCGCAGTCCGTGGTATTATGTGCCTACGCTTTATTTCGCGGAAGGGCTGCCTTACATACTCATCAATTCGGTGTCGGTGGTGCTGTACAAAAGCCTCGGAATAAGCAATGAGCGGATCGGGCTCTGGACCAGCATGCTCTATCTGCCGTGGGTGATAAAGATGGTCTGGGCGCCGGCGGTGGACCTGTATGCCACAAAACGCGGCTGGCTGGTTGCTTCGCAGCTGCTTCTGGGCTTTGTGTTTATGGGCGCGGCGGTGGCTCTGGCGGGCGGAAATTTCTTTTTCCCGTCGCTGGTGTTATTCGCGGCCGGGGCGTTTGTGTCGGCCACGCATGATATAGCCGTGGACGGGTTTTATATGCTCGCCCTCACGGAAAAAGAGGAAGCCTACTATGTCGGCATCCGGGTGGTGGCGTACCGGCTGGCGATGATTTTCGGTTCCGGCGGGCTGGTGTATGCTGCGGGCAAGGCGTCGGCGGTAATGCCGGTTAATCTGGCGTGGGCGCTGGCGATGTTTGTGCCGGGGCTGCTGTTCGCCGGGTTTTACGTCTGGCACAGGTTTGTTCTGCCGCGTCCGGCGGTTGACTGCGCCAAACCGGTCGGGCGCAAAAGCGAAGGGTTTTTCGAGGCGATAGCCGCGTATTTCCGGCAGGAAAAAATCGTTGTTATACTCCTGTTCATACTGCTGTACCGGTTCGGCGAGGCGTTGCTGATGAAAATGGCGTCGCCGTTTCTTATGGATTCGGCCGCCGCGGGCGGGCTGGGCGTAACCACCAGCGAAATCGGGATACTGTACGGGACAGTCGGCATGATCGCTTTGATACTGGGCGGCATAATCGGCGGATGGATACTGGCGCGCTACGGGCTGAAAAAATGCGTCTGGCCGATGACGATCGCGCTCAATCTGCCGGACCTGTTTTACTGCTGGCTGGCGCATGTGAAACTCGCGGGGGTCATGCTTTACCCGCTTATCGCGCTAGAGCAGTTCGGCGCGGGCCTGGGGTTTATGGCGTTCACGGTGTTTTTGATGAGCATAGGCGATGAACGCTACCGCACTTCGCATTTCGCCATTTCCACGGGGCTGATGGGGCTTGGCATGATGCTGCCCGGCATGGTGAGCGGTTACATGCAGAACACGCTGGGCTATGCCGGATTTTTCTGGTTTGTTATCGCTGTTACGGTGCCGGGCATGCTGCTGATCCCGTTCATCCCGGTGAAAGCGCGCGCCGTGCCCTGA
- a CDS encoding glycoside hydrolase family 3 N-terminal domain-containing protein, which produces MGYSVAELVFPAFRFWENDTAYALELAELGAGGFCLYGGTPAKIRELVAAVRRVSPEVMFCADYEDGAGRWVSSCAELPSNMAIAASGDAELAYRKGWHTALAARALGVDCVLAPVADLAVRADNPIVNTRAFSAEPGKTALFCAEFLRGLNAGGVPGCVKHFPGHGDTGTDSHLGLPVIEKELAAFMASDAAPFAALARTADAVMPGHLLVRALDADNPASFSAAAIDGLLRGEMGFSGCVITDALSMKAVSDETQAALKALAAGADILLVPQEPVRLIKALNKALKEGGIPLGVMARAMRSLAGLRRRKKELQAAAPGLSGAQVSAAREFNAETARRCCAFAGPAEFEPLKSGDTLRVFETSPRKPPFFAGSQDPLADERGDSVFVKTLKWFGVNAVAHDAPCRERSPFCAVSFSRPRAYAGSINLSGRDIVIINNAAAGAERFFMVSFGSPFVFGSATRTPDCGICAFCAIDEYQAFCARVLLGMEKPAGSFEYTKKP; this is translated from the coding sequence ATGGGATATTCAGTAGCTGAACTGGTGTTTCCGGCGTTCCGGTTTTGGGAAAATGATACCGCGTACGCGCTGGAACTGGCGGAACTGGGCGCGGGCGGGTTCTGTTTGTATGGCGGCACGCCGGCGAAAATAAGGGAGCTGGTGGCGGCGGTCAGGCGGGTCAGTCCGGAAGTAATGTTCTGCGCCGATTATGAGGATGGCGCGGGCCGGTGGGTGTCTTCGTGCGCCGAACTGCCGTCCAATATGGCGATCGCCGCGTCAGGCGACGCGGAGCTTGCGTACCGGAAAGGCTGGCACACCGCGCTGGCCGCCCGCGCGCTCGGGGTGGACTGCGTGCTGGCGCCGGTGGCTGACCTGGCTGTCCGGGCGGACAACCCGATAGTCAATACCCGCGCGTTCTCCGCCGAGCCCGGCAAAACCGCGTTGTTCTGCGCGGAATTTCTGCGCGGGCTTAACGCGGGCGGAGTGCCCGGCTGCGTCAAGCATTTTCCGGGGCACGGCGACACCGGCACCGATTCCCATCTCGGCCTGCCGGTGATCGAAAAAGAGCTCGCCGCGTTCATGGCTTCGGACGCCGCGCCGTTTGCCGCGCTCGCCAGAACGGCCGACGCGGTCATGCCGGGGCACCTGCTGGTGCGCGCGCTCGACGCCGACAATCCGGCCTCGTTTTCTGCCGCCGCGATTGACGGGCTGCTGCGGGGCGAAATGGGGTTTTCCGGCTGCGTGATCACCGACGCGCTCTCCATGAAAGCCGTTTCCGATGAAACGCAGGCCGCGCTGAAGGCGCTGGCCGCCGGAGCGGACATTTTGCTGGTTCCGCAGGAGCCGGTCCGGCTGATCAAAGCGCTTAACAAGGCGTTGAAGGAAGGCGGTATTCCGTTGGGGGTGATGGCGCGCGCCATGCGCAGCCTCGCGGGCCTGCGCCGCCGGAAAAAGGAGCTTCAGGCCGCCGCGCCCGGGCTGTCTGGCGCGCAGGTGAGCGCCGCGCGCGAGTTTAACGCCGAAACCGCGCGCAGGTGCTGCGCGTTTGCCGGCCCGGCGGAGTTTGAGCCGCTGAAGTCCGGAGATACCCTGCGCGTGTTTGAAACCAGTCCCCGCAAACCGCCGTTTTTCGCCGGGTCGCAGGATCCGCTGGCCGACGAGCGCGGCGACAGCGTGTTTGTGAAAACGCTTAAATGGTTCGGCGTAAATGCGGTGGCGCATGATGCGCCCTGCCGCGAGCGCTCGCCGTTTTGCGCGGTTTCGTTTTCCAGGCCCAGAGCTTACGCCGGCTCTATCAACCTGTCGGGGCGCGATATTGTTATCATCAACAACGCCGCGGCTGGCGCGGAGCGGTTTTTTATGGTGTCGTTCGGCAGTCCGTTCGTGTTCGGTTCCGCGACACGAACGCCGGACTGCGGGATCTGCGCCTTCTGCGCGATTGACGAATATCAGGCGTTCTGCGCGCGGGTTCTGCTGGGCATGGAAAAACCGGCCGGCAGTTTTGAATACACGAAAAAGCCGTAG